The Scomber scombrus chromosome 5, fScoSco1.1, whole genome shotgun sequence genome window below encodes:
- the LOC133980489 gene encoding eukaryotic translation initiation factor 4 gamma 1-like isoform X3 produces the protein MNKAPQPITGPPSTPHPAPSPGLSQPSFPPGQPPSVVFATPTHPQMNPTPQPRQPYYTNRASLPPNSGPRVGPPNSAPRPVTPTHVYQAGPGSQMMMIPSQQLPFPSSPQGPAYFIPGQFPARSAPYVATPQQYPVPAGTPGFYPGTSPAEYGTYAGAYYPAQPQYTPSVQATPVIMNPPPQQQQPPPQPPQHIPTKRERKQIRIRDPNQGGKDITEEIMSGGRSGSTPTPPQTAISGSESTAVAQANGESVPAASTPALVRPDDRGKPSPPPLSKTPELAKGDPIPTEASSSDTNTNPPAQPLISEVEETPLNTSSTSAPSAADADVMDSPPPPREPTPPNKSAPEVPAYPAPLPDPVPTSAAQDKTDKKATEVKEEEVKEEESKAEEAAASLETPLAPSSTPNGVAEEETEKPSVTLPPCQSEAPLESPIAQPEELRLPNGLPLPAPQDPEAPTVSTAECDDSPIAEPDIAQTSTTAITQAAPTPDIEATPAPVEQSAPAPVAPEVPAEPVVQAAPPQPEVQEMVPPVEQDVKEEETPVTPQPDAEEETLSPAETVSIAESTPETVPTPPPPAAEEREDTPPPQTVTPVLVETTMQAAVSVPKKKRKMKDLNKKEAVGDLLDAFKEEQVVAPPEPEPAPAPETQPPAPSPPAPQQEEADMTWEDKEDKLDAENIKPDPQSPTATDKKYQYKEEKWMPLNAEEKKKYDREFLLGFQFSSASMNKPEGLPAISDVVLDRANKTPLRQLDPSRLQGMNCGPDFTPSFANLGRPGMGGGGGGGGGGGGGGGRGPPPGMGMGMGGPRRSQQMQRKEPRKIISSMSLGDDIQLNKAEKAWKPSVKKVTRKAAVEETTETTETSDDPEQMKTLDLFKRVRSILNKLTPQKFQQLMKQVTELTIDTEERLKGVIDLTFEKAISEPDFSVAYANMCRCLMGLKVQTTDKPGATVNFRKLLLNRCQKEFEKDKDNDEIFEKKQKEMEAAAGEEEKQRLHDELEDAKDKARRRSLGNIKFIGELFKLKMLTEVIMHDCIVKLLKNHDEESLECLCRLLSTIGKDLDFEKAKPRMDQYFTQMEKIIKEKKTSSRIRFMLQDVLDLRRNNWVPRRGDQGPKTIDQIHKDAELEEHREHMKVQQALISKKESGGGQGGRMGGGGGGQGGRGGPHTQGRGAPPQDEGWNTVPISKNRPIDTSRLSKITKTPVLDFNNQLLAPGGKGTWGSWGKGSSGGSTTKPADSGPESGGRPATSTLNRFSALQQPSSSGSSLDSDRRVPQRNSSSRDRSDRFDRGFDRRDDRDRNRLQVTKRSFSRENEERSREREQRGSADPVRRVASMTDDRDRGSRERARSKENMKREKTATPPPPQTPTKPALTEEELDKKSTAIIEEYLHINDMKEALQCVQELNSTQLLFVFVRNGLESTLERSAIVRERMGLLLHQLIKNGSLPKQQYYKGLEEIMEVAEDMAIDIPHIWQYLAELITPMLLEGGIPMGDLFKEISKPLIPLGKAGVLLVQVLTLLCKGMSHKKAGTMWREAGLRWKDFLPEDEDVNKFVTENNVEFTLGDESEKSKKDELSSAELTKQLDHLIQDKADNQRIFDWIEANLDEQQTSSNMFVRAVMTCVCQSAIVCENPYKVDSEQIKQRAKLLQKYLKDEQKELQAVYALQALMVQMEQPANLLRMFFDTLYDEDVIKEEAFYKWESSKDLAEQQGKGVALKSVTAFFTWLREAEDESDNS, from the exons CGGGGGCCTACTATCCTGCCCAGCCTCAGTACACCCCCTCGGTGCAGGCAACACCCGTCATTATGAACCCCCCTCCTCAACAGCAGCAACCTCCACCTCAGCCTCCCCAGCACATCCCCACCAAACGGGAACGTAAACAG ATCCGAATAAGAGACCCAAACCAGGGAGGTAAAGACATCACAGAGGAGATTATGTCAGGGGGCCGTAGCGGCTCTACCCCAACCCCACCACAG ACAGCCATATCTGGATCAGAAAGTACTGCAGTGGCCCAGGCCAACGGTGAGAGCGTCCCAGCTGCATCTACACCAGCGCTGGTTAGACCAG ATGACAGAGGGAAACCTTCGCCTCCTCCACTGTCAAAGACACCTGAACTTGCTAAGGGTGACCCCATCCCCACAGAGGCTTCCTCCTCTGACACCAACACTAATCCCCCTGCACAACCTCTAATATCAGAAGTAGAGGAAACCCCTCTCAACACTAGTTCCACCTCAGCACCCAGCGCTGCAGATGCAGACGTGATGGATTCTCCCCCACCTCCCAGGGAACCCACTCCACCTAACAAATCAGCGCCTGAGGTTCCCGCCTACCCTGCACCCCTCCCCGACCCTGTCCCCACCTCTGCTGCACAGGACAAAACAGACAAGAAAGCCACAGaggtaaaggaggaggaggtaaaagaggaggagagtaaAGCAGAGGAAGCAGCCGCCTCTTTGGAAACACCCCTCGCTCCTTCCTCCACCCCTAACGGCGtggcagaggaggagacagaaaagCCGTCGGTGACGTTGCCACCCTGCCAGTCGGAGGCCCCTCTGGAGTCTCCCATTGCACAGCCCGAGGAGCTCCGCCTCCCCAACGGCCTGCCACTCCCGGCCCCGCAAGACCCAGAGGCCCCCACCGTCAGCACGGCGGAGTGCGACGACAGCCCCATCGCTGAGCCCGACATCGCACAGACCTCCACCACAGCCATCACTCAAGCAGCGCCTACGCCGGACATCGAAGCCACACCCGCACCTGTCGAGCAGTCGGCGCCAGCACCAGTTGCTCCGGAGGTTCCCGCAGAACCCGTCGTCCAGGCGGCGCCTCCCCAACCCGAGGTCCAAGAGATGGTTCCTCCAGTCGAGCAGGAcgtcaaagaagaagaaaccccAGTGACTCCACAACCCGACGCCGAGGAAGAGACGCTATCTCCAGCAGAGACGGTTTCCATAGCTGAGAGCACCCCAGAAACAGTGCCCACTCCCCCGCctcctgcagcagaggagagggaggacacCCCTCCTCCACAGACGGTCACCCCCGTCCTCGTAGAAACTACTATGCAAG ctgctgtgtCAGTgccaaagaaaaagagaaagatgaaggaTCTGAACAAAAAGGAGGCAGTTGGAGACCTTCTGGATGCCTTTAAAGAg GAGCAGGTAGTGGCCCCACCAGAGCCCGAACCAGCCCCAGCACCAGAGACCCAGCCCCCTGCCCCTTCCCCTCCCGCCCCCCAACAAGAGGAGGCGGACATGACCTGGGAGGACAAGGAGGACAAGCTGGATGCCGAGAACATCAAGCCGGATCCTCAGTCGCCAACAGCCACCGACAAGAAGTACCAATACAAAGAGG AAAAATGGATGCCACTCAAcgcagaggagaagaagaaatacGACAGGGAGTTTCTTCTGGGCTTCCAGTTCAGCTCGGCCAGCATGAACAAGCCCGAGGGTCTACCAGCCATCAGCGATGTTGTCCTGGACAGG GCTAATAAGACCCCTCTACGCCAACTTGACCCAAGCCGTCTACAGGGGATGAATTGCGGCCCTGATTTCACCCCCTCCTTCGCCAACCTTGGCAGGCCAGgcatgggaggaggaggaggaggaggaggaggcggaggaggaggcggaggcaGAGGACCA CCTCCAGGTATGGGCATGGGCATGGGCGGCCCACGTCGCTCCCAGCAGATGCAGAGGAAAGAGCCGAGGAAGATCATCTCCAGCATGTCCCTCGGCGACGACATACAGCTGAACAAGGCGGAGAAAGCGTGGAAGCCATCGGTGAAGAAAGTCACCCGCAAAGCCGCCGTGGAGGAGACCACCGAGACCACCGAAACCAGCGACGATCCCGAGCAGATGAAGACCCTGGACCTGTTCAAACGGGTCCGCAGCATCCTCAACAAACTGACCCCCCAAAAGTTTCAACAGCTAATGAAACAGGTGACGGAACTGACTATTGACACTGAGGAGAGGTTGAAAGGAGTCATAGACCTCACCTTTGAAAAGGCCATCTCCGAGCCAGACTTTTCGGTGGCCTACGCCAACATGTGCCGTTGCCTTATGGGG CTTAAAGTCCAAACCACAGATAAGCCGGGAGCCACTGTGAATTTCCGCAAGCTGCTACTAAACCGATGCCAGAAGGAGTTCGAGAAGGACAAGGATAACGACGAGATCTttgaaaagaagcagaaagagaTGGAGGCCGCTGCAGGG gaggaagagaagcagcGGCTCCACGATGAGCTAGAAGACGCCAAAGACAAGGCCAGGAGGCGCTCGCTGGGTAACATCAAGTTCATCGGCGAACTCTTCAAGCTCAAGATGCTCACGGAGGTCATCATGCACGACTGCATTGTAAAGCTGCTCAAAAACCACGACGAGGAGTCCCTGGAGTGCCTGTGCAGACTGTTATCCACCATCGGCAAGGACCTTGACTTCGAGAAGGCCAAG cCTCGTATGGACCAGTACTTCACTCAGATGGAGAAGATAATAAAGGAGAAGAAGACTTCCTCCAGGATCCGCTTCATGCTGCAGGATGTGCTGGACCTTCGACGG AATAACTGGGTGCCCAGGAGAGGAGACCAGGGCCCCAAAACCATCGACCAGATCCACAAAGACGCCGAGCTGGAGGAGCACAGGGAGCACATGAAGGTGCAGCAAGCCCTCATCTCCAAAAAGGAGTCGGGTGGCGGTCAGGGAGGCAGGATGGGCGGCGGGGGAGGAGGTCAAGGGGGTCGCGGGGGGCCTCACACCCAGGGCCGCGGCGCCCCTCCCCAAGACGAGGGCTGGAACACGGTGCCCATCTCCAAGAACCGACCGATCGACACGTCACGCCTTAGCAAAATCACGAAG ACTCCTGTTCTCGACTTTAACAATCAGCTGCTCGCTCCTGGAGGTAAAGGTACATGGGGGAGCTGGGGGAAGGGGAGCAGTGGCGGCAGCACCACCAAACCTGCAGATTCTG GCCCAGAGTCAGGCGGCCGTCCAGCCACCAGCACTCTGAACAGGTTCTCCGCCTTGCAGCAGCCTTCATCCTCTGGCTCTTCACTGGACTCAGACAGAAGAGTTCCtcagag AAACAGCTCGAGTCGAGACCGCAGCGACCGCTTCGACCGCGGCTTCGACCGACGGGACGACCGCGACCGAAACCGGCTGCAGGTCACCAAGCGCAGCTTCAGCCGGGAGAATGAGGAGAGGAGTCGGGAGAGAGAGCAGCGCGGGTCGGCCGATCCAGTGCGCAGAGTCGCGAGCATGACGGACGACAGGGACCGAGGCAGCAGAGAGCGAGCCAGGAGCAAAGAGAACA tgaAGAGGGAGAAAACGGccacccctccacctcctcagaCACCCACCAAGCCTGCCTTGACCGAGGAGGAGCTGGACAAGAAGTCTACAGCCATCATCGAGGAGTATCTCCATATCAACGACATGAAG GAGGCTCTGCAGTGTGTGCAGGAGTTGAACAGCACCcaactgctgtttgtgtttgtacgAAACGGTCTGGAATCGACGCTGGAGCGCAGCGCCATCGTCAGAGAGCGCATGGGCCTGCTGCTGCACCAGCTCATCAAGAACGGCTCCCTCCCAAAACAACAGTACTATAAAGG gctTGAAGAAATCATGGAGGTGGCTGAAGACATGGCAATAGACATCCCCCACATCTGGCAGTACCTGGCAGAACTGATCACTCCCATGCTCCTTGAAGGAGGCATCCCCATGGGAGACCTGTTCAA GGAGATTTCAAAACCTTTGATTCCTCTGGGCAAAGCCGGAGTCCTGCTGGTCCAAGTCCTTACTTTACTCTGCAAAGGAATG AGCCATAAAAAGGCCGGCACAATGTGGAGGGAAGCGGGGCTCCGGTGGAAGGACTTCCTCCCTGAGGATGAAGATGTCAACAAGTTTGTGACAGAAAAC aATGTGGAGTTCACACTGGGCGACGAGTCTGAGAAGAGCAAAAAGGATGAGCTGAGCTCTGCAGAGCTGACCAAACAGCTGGACCATCTGATCCAGGACAAGGCCGACAACCAGAGGATCTTTGACTGGATTGAG GCGAACCTCGACGAGCAGCAGACCTCCTCCAACATGTTTGTCAGAGCAGTGATGACTTGCGTCTGTCAGTCAGCAATCGTCT GTGAGAACCCCTACAAGGTGGATAGTGAGCAGATCAAACAGAGGGCTAAGCTGCTGCAGAAATACCTGAAGGACGAGCAGAAGGAGCTGCAGGCTGTCTATGCCCTGCAGGCCCTGATGGTGCAGATGGAGCAACCAGCCA ATCTGCTGCGGATGTTCTTTGACACTCTTTACGACGAGGACGTGATCAAAGAGGAGGCCTTCTACAAGTGGGAGTCTAGCAAAGACCTCGCCGAGCAGCAGGGCAAGGGTGTGGCCCTCAAGTCCGTCACTGCCTTCTTCACTTGGCTCCGTGAGGCCGAGGACGAGTCCGACAACAGCTAG
- the LOC133980489 gene encoding eukaryotic translation initiation factor 4 gamma 1-like isoform X2, with the protein MNKAPQPITGPPSTPHPAPSPGLSQPSFPPGQPPSVVFATPTHPQMNPTPQPRQFAPGPRPIHQQPYYTNRASLPPNSGPRVGPPNSAPRPVTPTHVYQAGPGSQMMMIPSQQLPFPSSPQGPAYFIPGQFPARSAPYVATPQQYPVPAGTPGFYPGTSPAEYAGAYYPAQPQYTPSVQATPVIMNPPPQQQQPPPQPPQHIPTKRERKQIRIRDPNQGGKDITEEIMSGGRSGSTPTPPQTAISGSESTAVAQANGESVPAASTPALVRPDDRGKPSPPPLSKTPELAKGDPIPTEASSSDTNTNPPAQPLISEVEETPLNTSSTSAPSAADADVMDSPPPPREPTPPNKSAPEVPAYPAPLPDPVPTSAAQDKTDKKATEVKEEEVKEEESKAEEAAASLETPLAPSSTPNGVAEEETEKPSVTLPPCQSEAPLESPIAQPEELRLPNGLPLPAPQDPEAPTVSTAECDDSPIAEPDIAQTSTTAITQAAPTPDIEATPAPVEQSAPAPVAPEVPAEPVVQAAPPQPEVQEMVPPVEQDVKEEETPVTPQPDAEEETLSPAETVSIAESTPETVPTPPPPAAEEREDTPPPQTVTPVLVETTMQAAVSVPKKKRKMKDLNKKEAVGDLLDAFKEEQVVAPPEPEPAPAPETQPPAPSPPAPQQEEADMTWEDKEDKLDAENIKPDPQSPTATDKKYQYKEEKWMPLNAEEKKKYDREFLLGFQFSSASMNKPEGLPAISDVVLDRANKTPLRQLDPSRLQGMNCGPDFTPSFANLGRPGMGGGGGGGGGGGGGGGRGPPPGMGMGMGGPRRSQQMQRKEPRKIISSMSLGDDIQLNKAEKAWKPSVKKVTRKAAVEETTETTETSDDPEQMKTLDLFKRVRSILNKLTPQKFQQLMKQVTELTIDTEERLKGVIDLTFEKAISEPDFSVAYANMCRCLMGLKVQTTDKPGATVNFRKLLLNRCQKEFEKDKDNDEIFEKKQKEMEAAAGEEEKQRLHDELEDAKDKARRRSLGNIKFIGELFKLKMLTEVIMHDCIVKLLKNHDEESLECLCRLLSTIGKDLDFEKAKPRMDQYFTQMEKIIKEKKTSSRIRFMLQDVLDLRRNNWVPRRGDQGPKTIDQIHKDAELEEHREHMKVQQALISKKESGGGQGGRMGGGGGGQGGRGGPHTQGRGAPPQDEGWNTVPISKNRPIDTSRLSKITKTPVLDFNNQLLAPGGKGTWGSWGKGSSGGSTTKPADSGPESGGRPATSTLNRFSALQQPSSSGSSLDSDRRVPQRNSSSRDRSDRFDRGFDRRDDRDRNRLQVTKRSFSRENEERSREREQRGSADPVRRVASMTDDRDRGSRERARSKENMKREKTATPPPPQTPTKPALTEEELDKKSTAIIEEYLHINDMKEALQCVQELNSTQLLFVFVRNGLESTLERSAIVRERMGLLLHQLIKNGSLPKQQYYKGLEEIMEVAEDMAIDIPHIWQYLAELITPMLLEGGIPMGDLFKEISKPLIPLGKAGVLLVQVLTLLCKGMSHKKAGTMWREAGLRWKDFLPEDEDVNKFVTENNVEFTLGDESEKSKKDELSSAELTKQLDHLIQDKADNQRIFDWIEANLDEQQTSSNMFVRAVMTCVCQSAIVCENPYKVDSEQIKQRAKLLQKYLKDEQKELQAVYALQALMVQMEQPANLLRMFFDTLYDEDVIKEEAFYKWESSKDLAEQQGKGVALKSVTAFFTWLREAEDESDNS; encoded by the exons CGGGGGCCTACTATCCTGCCCAGCCTCAGTACACCCCCTCGGTGCAGGCAACACCCGTCATTATGAACCCCCCTCCTCAACAGCAGCAACCTCCACCTCAGCCTCCCCAGCACATCCCCACCAAACGGGAACGTAAACAG ATCCGAATAAGAGACCCAAACCAGGGAGGTAAAGACATCACAGAGGAGATTATGTCAGGGGGCCGTAGCGGCTCTACCCCAACCCCACCACAG ACAGCCATATCTGGATCAGAAAGTACTGCAGTGGCCCAGGCCAACGGTGAGAGCGTCCCAGCTGCATCTACACCAGCGCTGGTTAGACCAG ATGACAGAGGGAAACCTTCGCCTCCTCCACTGTCAAAGACACCTGAACTTGCTAAGGGTGACCCCATCCCCACAGAGGCTTCCTCCTCTGACACCAACACTAATCCCCCTGCACAACCTCTAATATCAGAAGTAGAGGAAACCCCTCTCAACACTAGTTCCACCTCAGCACCCAGCGCTGCAGATGCAGACGTGATGGATTCTCCCCCACCTCCCAGGGAACCCACTCCACCTAACAAATCAGCGCCTGAGGTTCCCGCCTACCCTGCACCCCTCCCCGACCCTGTCCCCACCTCTGCTGCACAGGACAAAACAGACAAGAAAGCCACAGaggtaaaggaggaggaggtaaaagaggaggagagtaaAGCAGAGGAAGCAGCCGCCTCTTTGGAAACACCCCTCGCTCCTTCCTCCACCCCTAACGGCGtggcagaggaggagacagaaaagCCGTCGGTGACGTTGCCACCCTGCCAGTCGGAGGCCCCTCTGGAGTCTCCCATTGCACAGCCCGAGGAGCTCCGCCTCCCCAACGGCCTGCCACTCCCGGCCCCGCAAGACCCAGAGGCCCCCACCGTCAGCACGGCGGAGTGCGACGACAGCCCCATCGCTGAGCCCGACATCGCACAGACCTCCACCACAGCCATCACTCAAGCAGCGCCTACGCCGGACATCGAAGCCACACCCGCACCTGTCGAGCAGTCGGCGCCAGCACCAGTTGCTCCGGAGGTTCCCGCAGAACCCGTCGTCCAGGCGGCGCCTCCCCAACCCGAGGTCCAAGAGATGGTTCCTCCAGTCGAGCAGGAcgtcaaagaagaagaaaccccAGTGACTCCACAACCCGACGCCGAGGAAGAGACGCTATCTCCAGCAGAGACGGTTTCCATAGCTGAGAGCACCCCAGAAACAGTGCCCACTCCCCCGCctcctgcagcagaggagagggaggacacCCCTCCTCCACAGACGGTCACCCCCGTCCTCGTAGAAACTACTATGCAAG ctgctgtgtCAGTgccaaagaaaaagagaaagatgaaggaTCTGAACAAAAAGGAGGCAGTTGGAGACCTTCTGGATGCCTTTAAAGAg GAGCAGGTAGTGGCCCCACCAGAGCCCGAACCAGCCCCAGCACCAGAGACCCAGCCCCCTGCCCCTTCCCCTCCCGCCCCCCAACAAGAGGAGGCGGACATGACCTGGGAGGACAAGGAGGACAAGCTGGATGCCGAGAACATCAAGCCGGATCCTCAGTCGCCAACAGCCACCGACAAGAAGTACCAATACAAAGAGG AAAAATGGATGCCACTCAAcgcagaggagaagaagaaatacGACAGGGAGTTTCTTCTGGGCTTCCAGTTCAGCTCGGCCAGCATGAACAAGCCCGAGGGTCTACCAGCCATCAGCGATGTTGTCCTGGACAGG GCTAATAAGACCCCTCTACGCCAACTTGACCCAAGCCGTCTACAGGGGATGAATTGCGGCCCTGATTTCACCCCCTCCTTCGCCAACCTTGGCAGGCCAGgcatgggaggaggaggaggaggaggaggaggcggaggaggaggcggaggcaGAGGACCA CCTCCAGGTATGGGCATGGGCATGGGCGGCCCACGTCGCTCCCAGCAGATGCAGAGGAAAGAGCCGAGGAAGATCATCTCCAGCATGTCCCTCGGCGACGACATACAGCTGAACAAGGCGGAGAAAGCGTGGAAGCCATCGGTGAAGAAAGTCACCCGCAAAGCCGCCGTGGAGGAGACCACCGAGACCACCGAAACCAGCGACGATCCCGAGCAGATGAAGACCCTGGACCTGTTCAAACGGGTCCGCAGCATCCTCAACAAACTGACCCCCCAAAAGTTTCAACAGCTAATGAAACAGGTGACGGAACTGACTATTGACACTGAGGAGAGGTTGAAAGGAGTCATAGACCTCACCTTTGAAAAGGCCATCTCCGAGCCAGACTTTTCGGTGGCCTACGCCAACATGTGCCGTTGCCTTATGGGG CTTAAAGTCCAAACCACAGATAAGCCGGGAGCCACTGTGAATTTCCGCAAGCTGCTACTAAACCGATGCCAGAAGGAGTTCGAGAAGGACAAGGATAACGACGAGATCTttgaaaagaagcagaaagagaTGGAGGCCGCTGCAGGG gaggaagagaagcagcGGCTCCACGATGAGCTAGAAGACGCCAAAGACAAGGCCAGGAGGCGCTCGCTGGGTAACATCAAGTTCATCGGCGAACTCTTCAAGCTCAAGATGCTCACGGAGGTCATCATGCACGACTGCATTGTAAAGCTGCTCAAAAACCACGACGAGGAGTCCCTGGAGTGCCTGTGCAGACTGTTATCCACCATCGGCAAGGACCTTGACTTCGAGAAGGCCAAG cCTCGTATGGACCAGTACTTCACTCAGATGGAGAAGATAATAAAGGAGAAGAAGACTTCCTCCAGGATCCGCTTCATGCTGCAGGATGTGCTGGACCTTCGACGG AATAACTGGGTGCCCAGGAGAGGAGACCAGGGCCCCAAAACCATCGACCAGATCCACAAAGACGCCGAGCTGGAGGAGCACAGGGAGCACATGAAGGTGCAGCAAGCCCTCATCTCCAAAAAGGAGTCGGGTGGCGGTCAGGGAGGCAGGATGGGCGGCGGGGGAGGAGGTCAAGGGGGTCGCGGGGGGCCTCACACCCAGGGCCGCGGCGCCCCTCCCCAAGACGAGGGCTGGAACACGGTGCCCATCTCCAAGAACCGACCGATCGACACGTCACGCCTTAGCAAAATCACGAAG ACTCCTGTTCTCGACTTTAACAATCAGCTGCTCGCTCCTGGAGGTAAAGGTACATGGGGGAGCTGGGGGAAGGGGAGCAGTGGCGGCAGCACCACCAAACCTGCAGATTCTG GCCCAGAGTCAGGCGGCCGTCCAGCCACCAGCACTCTGAACAGGTTCTCCGCCTTGCAGCAGCCTTCATCCTCTGGCTCTTCACTGGACTCAGACAGAAGAGTTCCtcagag AAACAGCTCGAGTCGAGACCGCAGCGACCGCTTCGACCGCGGCTTCGACCGACGGGACGACCGCGACCGAAACCGGCTGCAGGTCACCAAGCGCAGCTTCAGCCGGGAGAATGAGGAGAGGAGTCGGGAGAGAGAGCAGCGCGGGTCGGCCGATCCAGTGCGCAGAGTCGCGAGCATGACGGACGACAGGGACCGAGGCAGCAGAGAGCGAGCCAGGAGCAAAGAGAACA tgaAGAGGGAGAAAACGGccacccctccacctcctcagaCACCCACCAAGCCTGCCTTGACCGAGGAGGAGCTGGACAAGAAGTCTACAGCCATCATCGAGGAGTATCTCCATATCAACGACATGAAG GAGGCTCTGCAGTGTGTGCAGGAGTTGAACAGCACCcaactgctgtttgtgtttgtacgAAACGGTCTGGAATCGACGCTGGAGCGCAGCGCCATCGTCAGAGAGCGCATGGGCCTGCTGCTGCACCAGCTCATCAAGAACGGCTCCCTCCCAAAACAACAGTACTATAAAGG gctTGAAGAAATCATGGAGGTGGCTGAAGACATGGCAATAGACATCCCCCACATCTGGCAGTACCTGGCAGAACTGATCACTCCCATGCTCCTTGAAGGAGGCATCCCCATGGGAGACCTGTTCAA GGAGATTTCAAAACCTTTGATTCCTCTGGGCAAAGCCGGAGTCCTGCTGGTCCAAGTCCTTACTTTACTCTGCAAAGGAATG AGCCATAAAAAGGCCGGCACAATGTGGAGGGAAGCGGGGCTCCGGTGGAAGGACTTCCTCCCTGAGGATGAAGATGTCAACAAGTTTGTGACAGAAAAC aATGTGGAGTTCACACTGGGCGACGAGTCTGAGAAGAGCAAAAAGGATGAGCTGAGCTCTGCAGAGCTGACCAAACAGCTGGACCATCTGATCCAGGACAAGGCCGACAACCAGAGGATCTTTGACTGGATTGAG GCGAACCTCGACGAGCAGCAGACCTCCTCCAACATGTTTGTCAGAGCAGTGATGACTTGCGTCTGTCAGTCAGCAATCGTCT GTGAGAACCCCTACAAGGTGGATAGTGAGCAGATCAAACAGAGGGCTAAGCTGCTGCAGAAATACCTGAAGGACGAGCAGAAGGAGCTGCAGGCTGTCTATGCCCTGCAGGCCCTGATGGTGCAGATGGAGCAACCAGCCA ATCTGCTGCGGATGTTCTTTGACACTCTTTACGACGAGGACGTGATCAAAGAGGAGGCCTTCTACAAGTGGGAGTCTAGCAAAGACCTCGCCGAGCAGCAGGGCAAGGGTGTGGCCCTCAAGTCCGTCACTGCCTTCTTCACTTGGCTCCGTGAGGCCGAGGACGAGTCCGACAACAGCTAG